In one Rutidosis leptorrhynchoides isolate AG116_Rl617_1_P2 chromosome 8, CSIRO_AGI_Rlap_v1, whole genome shotgun sequence genomic region, the following are encoded:
- the LOC139863319 gene encoding uncharacterized protein → MEFMGFGLKWRNWILTCLKSASISVLVNGSPTNEFKLERGVRQGDPLSPFLFILAAEGLNALTKVAVKRGLFSGVEIGVDKANVEHMAKSFGCNIRTLPFIYLGLPIDAKMNKFDSWKPVIDKFEKRLSDWKARALSFGGRLTLVK, encoded by the exons ATGGAATTTATGGGGTTTGGTCTTAAATGGAGAAATTGGATTCTAACATGTCTTAAATCGGCCTCTATCTCCGTTCTTGTTAATGGTTCACCGACGAATGAGTTCAAGTTAGAACGCGGTGTGAGGCAAGGAGATCCCCTCTCACCTTTTCTTTTCATCCTCGCTGCGGAAGGTTTAAATGCACTTACCAAGGTGGCGGTGAAGCGTGGTTTATTCTCGGGTGTGGAGATTG GTGTGGATAAAGCGAATGTTGAGCATATGGCTAAATCTTTTGGTTGCAATATCAGAACATTACCATTTATTTACCTTGGGTTACCAATTGATGCTAAGATGAATAAGTTTGATAGTTGGAAACCGGtgattgataaatttgaaaaaagACTTTCGGATTGGAAGGCTCGTGCGTTGTCATTTGGTGGACGATTAACCCTTGTTAAATAG
- the LOC139863320 gene encoding uncharacterized protein has protein sequence MSAGWGFKGNSVGSRVFALEVVGNSGGLLLVWDTKSFLATNAFCNEFFLAVRGNWVGSGKESIIVNVYGPHDDGSKRVMWESLDNILIDDDSAWLLCGDFNEVRDHSHRLNCTLHHRRATRFNDFILRNNLIEIPINGRKFTRISDDGTKYSKLDRFLVSDKFISLWDDLLVIPHERKDSDHCPLILRDKLVDYGPKPFKVFFEWLNKDGVEDIIRDAWGKPIKSSRLDCRFRDHLKNVKSALRDWSRATFGNLDTEIKDLKLKVVEWEIRSESGNLNDVERATWLDVRRSWLEKEKVKLNMLRQNARIRWILEGDENSNFFSFGNKKAIQ, from the exons ATGTCCGCGGGTTGGGGGTTTAAGGGAAATTCGGTTGGGTCAAGAGTATTTGCGCTA GAAGTGGTGGGTAACTCGGGGGGTCTGTTATTAGTTTGGGACACAAAAAGTTTCTTAGCTacaaatgctttttgtaatgaattCTTCTTGGCAGTACGCGGTAATTGGGTTGGCTCGGGTAAAGAATCAATCATTGTTAATGTGTATGGTCCCCATGACGATGGAAGTAAAAGAGTAATGTGGGAATCCTTAGATAATATTTTGATAGACGATGATTCGGCTTGGTTACTTTGTGGGGACTTTAATGAGGTACGGGATCATTCGCATAGACTCAATTGCACTTTGCATCATAGACGGGCAACACGTTTTAATGATTTCATCTTGAGAAACAACTTAATCGAAATCCCGATCAATGGTAGGAAGTTTACCCGAATTAGCGACGATGGTACGAAATATAGTAAACTTGATAGGTTTCTTGTCTCCGATAAATTCATTAGCTTGTGGGACGATCTTTTGGTCATTCCTCATGAGCGTAAAGATTCCGATCATTGCCCGTTGATTCTTAGGGACAAGCTCGTCGACTATGGTCCTAAGCCTTTTAAAGTATTTTTTGAATGGCTAAATAAAGATGGTGTGGAAGACATTATTCGGGATGCTTGGGGGAAACCAATTAAGAGCTCTAGATTAGACTGCAGGTTCAGGGATCATTTGAAGAATGTTAAATCTGCTCTTAGAGATTGGAGTCGGGCGACTTTTGGTAACCTAGATACTGAAATAAAGGATCTTAAATTAAAAGTGGTTGAGTGGGAAATAAGGTCTGAGTCGGGTAATTTAAATGATGTAGAGAGAGCTACTTGGTTAGATGTTAGAAGAAGTTGGTTAGAAAAGGAAAAAGTTAAATTAAACATGTTGAGGCAAAATGCTAGGATACGTTGGATACTCGAAGGTGATGAGAACTCGAATTTTTTTTCATTCGGCAATAAAAAGGCGATACAATAA